In one Alnus glutinosa chromosome 12, dhAlnGlut1.1, whole genome shotgun sequence genomic region, the following are encoded:
- the LOC133852517 gene encoding zinc finger BED domain-containing protein RICESLEEPER 4-like encodes MVDEMLQPNAECPPNDIAGDIVFAALSRREWPGRTFNGEEIVGLLSRNLMTDTLSDATTPIMVDDNSETPSTANVESPTPFQQSQFDNTSANDVGIEYMRKRMKNKSHTVLGGDFLHMRCAAHILNLVVHEGLKDLGDCVTNIRNAVRYVRWNSTYLMLTTAEKYQRAFDLLGEDEHNHFVVPQPIDWENDRAFATFLQTFYETTLKFSGSTHVTSNSYFLQLCIIQNTLNDGCLSEDQVLSSVSFSMKQKYEKYWRTMDMINLMLYVGFVLDPRNKMKALVFWLKKCNGPMWADQIEAKVRDLLNRLIEQYNKFHGRGVGESSNIVEDTKRVDVNPICGDGDKETQYRNMFSQHLVAENDLESIARDVLAIPISTVASESAFSNGGRVLDTFRSSLSPLTVEALICTQDWLKNRPMIYEEVFQDFMESYDEPDGPKNQHSHSMTTDTSYS; translated from the exons ATGGTTGATGAAATGCTTCAACCAAATGCAGAGTGTCCGCCCAATGATATTGCGGGTGATATTGTTTTCGCAGCGTTGTCGAGGAGGGAGTGGCCGGGGAGGACTTTCAATGGCGAGGAGATTGTTGGGTTGTTGTCTAGAAATTTG ATGACAGACACTTTGAGTGATGCAACCACCCCTATTATGGTAGATGACAATTCTGAAACACCTTCCACTGCAAATGTTGAAAGCCCCACACCTTTCCAACAGTCACAAT TCGATAATACCTCAGCCAATGATGTGGGGATTGAGTATATGAGAAAGAGGATGAAGAACAAGAGTCATACTGTTTTAGGAGGAGATTTTCTTCACATGCGTTGTGCCGCTCATATTTTAAACCTTGTTGTGCATGAAGGCTTGAAAGACTTAGGTGACTGTGTTACTAATATAAGGAACGCAGTGAGATATGTGAG atggaactctacatattTGATGTTGACCACTGCTGAGAAGTATCAAAGAGCTTTTGACCTATTGGGGGAGGATGAGCATAATCATTTTGTTGTTCCTCAACCTATTGATTGGGAAAATGATAGGGCATTTGCGACATTTTTGCAAACTTTTTATGAAACTACATTGAAGTTCTCTGGTTCAACTCATGTCACCtccaattcatattttttgcaactttgtattattcaaaatactttgaatgaTGGTTGTCTCAGTGAAGATCAGGTCTTGAGTTCTGTGAGTTTTagtatgaaacaaaaatatgaaaagtattggAGGACTATGGATATGATCAATTTAATGTTGTatgttggttttgttcttgatccACGCAACAAGATGAAGGCattggtgttttggttgaaaaaatgtaATGGGCCTATGTGGGCGGATCAAATAGAGGCAAAAGTGAGAGACCTcctgaatcgtttaattgaGCAATACAATAAGTTTCATGGGAGAGGAGTAGGGGAGTCATCTAACATTGTTGAAGATACAAAAAGAGTAGATGTCAATCCTATTTGTGGTGATGGAGATAAAGAGACACAATATAGGAATATGTTTTCCCAACACCTTGTCGCAGAGAATGACTTGGAAT CCATTGCTCGTGATGTATTGGCCATTCCTATTTCCACCGTTGCCTCTGAGTCTGCCTTTAGCAACGGAGGACGTGTATTGGATACCTTTAGGAGTTCATTGTCTCCGCTTACCGTTGAGGCCTTGATTTGCACACAAGACTGGTTAAAGAACCGCCCAATGATCTATGAGGAAGTGTTTCAGGACTTTATGGAAAGCTATGATGAACCTG ATGGGCCTAAGAATCAACATTCTCATTCAATGACGACTGACACATCTTATTCCTAG